In Tachysurus fulvidraco isolate hzauxx_2018 chromosome 25, HZAU_PFXX_2.0, whole genome shotgun sequence, the following proteins share a genomic window:
- the lrrc31 gene encoding leucine-rich repeat-containing protein 31: MEAEQQKRREASQRRSPLDLIMNQFRRKSSFTEKKATSVGRPFRPSESSDGKSEGIPEAKEMENREEKDGVKPRSESSDDSEICSVVGWGRVTQFVQKLGKTPDSQSLSLSHCDLTATDVLELGTLLLFLTQLEVLDLSWNDLLGASLKALTVHMQHVGKLKVLKLSGCRLTAEDLRTLGETLDRVPLLETLDLSWNAGIGGGNLHLLTEHLHVSSSLRELHLLDCQLSETDGLALAEALLLLPCLEVLDLSNNKLLVRALESIGSSLSSTPQLKTLKMSSCGLNQESLAILGERMKFLVGLEHLDVSCNKACGGGFGTLKASLSFLTHLRCLDLHTCCLTEEDTQTLVQVFPALSELSELDLSCNKSIGTLLLYLFPVLPLSKLKTLHLSSCRLSPEACHALAAVMPSLSQLRSLDVSWNKSVGGNLQQFVERLQVDCKLEELKLSSCELNTDDLLHLQSACKRGMLSNLKLLDVSYNGHVGDAGWVSLFREAGGMKQLQELDISLRPDARASASVWLSAMTDALPQMSSLRRVSVQRWTLSSEERQKLEKTLKKRNIVLESDDVNVQNVAG; the protein is encoded by the exons ATGGAAGCAG AGCAACAGAAAAGGCGCGAGGCGTCTCAGAGAAGATCTCCACTGGATCTCATCATGAACCAGTTCCGGAGGAAATCATCGTTCACAGAGAAGAAGGCGACGTCTGTGGGTCGTCCGTTTCGTCCGTCTGAGAGCAGTGACGGGAAGAGTGAAGGGATTCCAGAGGCCAAAGAGATggagaacagagaggagaaGGATGGCGTGAAACCCAGGAGCG AGAGCAGCGATGACTCGGAGATCTGCTCTGTGGTGGGATGGGGTCGCGTCACGCAGTTCGTCCAGAAGCTCGGCAAAACCCCAGACAGCCAGAGTCTGAGTCTGAGCCACTGTGACCTCACCGCCACAGACGTGCTGGAGCTCG GAACCTTGCTGCTGTTCCTCACCCAGCTGGAGGTGCTGGATCTCTCCTGGAATGATCTGCTCGGTGCTTCGCTGAAAGCTCTGACTGTCCACATGCAGCACGTCGGCAAGCTGAAGGTCCTGAAACTGAGTGGCTGCAGACTCACGGCTGAAGATCTCCGAACTCTGG GAGAGACTCTGGATCGTGTTCCCTTGTTGGAAACGTTGGATTTGTCCTGGAACGCTGGGATCGGTGGAGGAAATCTTCATCTACTAACCGAACACCTTCACGTCAGCAGCTCTCTGAGGGAGCTCCATCTGCTGGACTGCCAGCTCTCAGAGACGGACGGCCTGGCACTGG CCGAGGCGCTTTTACTGCTGCCGTGTCTGGAGGTTTTGGATTTGTCCAATAACAAGCTGCTGGTGAGAGCGTTGGAGAGCATCGGCTCGTCTCTGAGCTCCACTCCACAGCTGAAGACTCTGAAGATGAGCAGCTGTGGACTGAATCAGGAAAGTCTCGCTATCCTCG GAGAGAGGATGAAGTTCCTGGTGGGTTTGGAGCATCTGGACGTGTCGTGTAATAAAGCGTGTGGAGGAGGATTCGGCACGCTGAAGGCCAGTTTGTCTTTCCTCACACACCTGAGATGTTTGGACCTGCACACGTGCTGTCTGACGGAAGAGGACACGCAGACGCTGG TCCAGGTTTTTCCTGCTCTGAGTGAACTCTCTGAACTCGATCTGTCTTGtaacaaaagtattggcaccctgctCCTCTATCTGTTCCCTGTCCTTCCCTTGTCCAAGCTGAAGACGCTTCACCTGAGCAGCTGCCGTCTGAGTCCTGAGGCCTGTCACGCTTTAG ctgCTGTCATGCCGTCACTCTCACAGCTGCGGAGTCTCGACGTGTCGTGGAACAAAAGTGTTGGTGGGAATCTGCAGCAGTTTGTGGAGCGTCTGCAGGTGGACTGTAAACTGGAGGAACTGAAGCTGAGCAGCTGTGAGCTGAACACCGACGACCTGCTGCACTTAC AATCTGCGTGTAAACGTGGCATGTTGTCGAATCTAAAGCTCTTAGACGTGTCATATAACGGACACGTGGGAGACGCCGGCTGGGTCTCGCTCTTCAGAGAAGCAGGAGGGATGAAGCAGTTGCAGGAGTTGGACATCAGCCTGCGTCCTGACGCTCGTGCGTCTGCGTCCGTGTGGCTTTCGGCCATGACGGACGCTCTTCCTCAGATGTCATCACTCCGACGTGTATCTGTACAGCGCTGGACTCTCAGCTCTGAGGAGAGACAGAAACTGGAGAAAACCCTGAAGAAGAGGAACATTGTGCTGGAGAGTGATGACGTGAACGTGCAGAACGTTGCAGGATAA
- the skilb gene encoding SKI-like proto-oncogene b → MAMVQNNRERDQALLRVPVKRLMRERQIEAAPIKKRVMAALNLSCKKASEFSLSLSSSRTPVIKTEHVEKDSEFLNYQHISKGQDGRDSALDLSPALRHTLAQFTLSSQCSLGGPAAFSGQFSQEKVAPSLSQASVAVGPLLVPPDSSTELVLCTLEGESISCFSVGGELRLCLPQVLNTVLRDFSLQQINSVCDQLYVYCSRCNASQLHVLKVLGVLPAGAPSCGLITLTDAQRLCNTLLHPGDNVPAGPHKGHRLAEEEEREAEEAGGFWVEHQCLGKCQGLFVPRLYATPGAQCIRCSQCRRLFCPERFVMHSHRQPDKRTCHWGFDSAKWPCYLQLGRRYQGTANGGKLEQLLETMKLKFSGINLDVKTSHLETDEGLNLCPGKEKVCESASERKVVAGAAFPGYVFDPCVLTNLKEDPRHLDLMWQSWYLYMHDKLNVSSSALDSAQAADKDDDTPRAEMLKPVKKAPEAAAEGGKKTSCLVSQSQRSDPDERPRVSMETPACEKSLEENKDSMVVEVLHMYNAQQEKLQSTIRKQQQLEKELQTLRKADADELGEVQMELQTEHAQKKEVEQEEQKRLQCSVEQQQSCRCREQQENRYAAQLLELRQRLDRAEEDREELQEELRREREAREKLERIISELRQQMKESVPPSALDSPLSNSSSDILMSPAP, encoded by the exons ATGGCCATGGTTCAGAACAACCGTGAGAGGGACCAGGCTCTGCTCAGAGTCCCAGTGAAGAGGCTGATGCGCGAGAGGCAGATAGAAGCAGCGCCCATAAAGAAGCGTGTGATGGCAGCACTTAATTTGTCATGCAAAAAGGCCTCTGagttttctttgtctttgtcatcATCAAGGACTCCTGTTATAAAGACCGAACATGTAGAGAAGGACTCAGAGTTTCTTAACTATCAGCACATCTCGAAGGGACAGGATGGACGAGACAGCGCTCTGGACCTGAGCCCGGCTTTGAGACACACTCTGGCCCAGTTTACTCTGAGCAGCCAGTGTTCTTTAGGAGGCCCTGCTGCTTTTTCTGGTCAGTTCAGCCAGGAGAAGGTGGCTCCGTCCCTCAGCCAGGCCAGCGTGGCAGTTGGGCCCTTACTGGTGCCTCCTGACAGCTCCACAGAGCTGGTGCTGTGCACGCTGGAAGGTGAATCCATTTCCTGCTTCTCAGTGGGTGGTGAGCTGCGTCTGTGTTTGCCTCAGGTGCTCAACACAGTGCTGCGTGACTTCTCCCTGCAGCAGATCAACTCTGTTTGCGATCAGCTCTATGTCTATTGCTCACGCTGTAATGCTTCCCAGCTGCATGTCCTCAAAGTGCTGGGCGTCCTCCCTGCCGGCGCGCCGTCCTGTGGCCTCATCACCCTCACTGACGCCCAGAGGCTCTGCAACACTCTGCTCCACCCGGGCGACAACGTCCCTGCTGGCCCGCATAAAGGCCACCGGCTCGCTGAGGAAGAGGAGCGAGAAGCCGAGGAAGCTGGAGGGTTCTGGGTGGAGCATCAGTGCCTGGGCAAGTGCCAAGGCCTGTTCGTTCCTCGCCTCTACGCCACTCCAGGTGCTCAGTGCATCCGATGCTCACAGTGCCGGCGGCTTTTTTGTCCCGAACGCTTCGTCATGCACTCGCACCGGCAGCCAGACAAGCGGACATGTCACTGGGGCTTCGACTCCGCCAAATGGCCATGTTACCTACAATTGGGCCGACGGTACCAAGGCACGGCTAATGGGGGGAAACTGGAGCAGCTTCTGGAGACCATGAAACTGAAGTTCAGTGGAATTAATCTGGACGTGAAGACGTCACATCTG gagACTGATGAGGGGTTAAATCTGTGTCCTGgtaaagagaaagtgtgtgagagtgcttcAGAGAGAAAG GTGGTGGCGGGGGCAGCTTTCCCGGGGTACGTGTTTGACCCATGTGTCCTCACCAACCTGAAGGAGGATCCCAGGCACCTCGACCTCATGTGGCAAAG TTGGTATCTTTACATGCACGATAAGCTGAATGTCTCCAGCTCGGCCCTGGACTCTGCACAAGCTGCTGATAAAGACGACGACACACCAAGAGCAGAGATGCTGAAACCTGTGAAAAAAGCGCctgaagcagcagcagaag GGGGCAAAAAAACAAGTTGCCTGGTGAGCCAATCACAGCGCAGCGATCCGGACGAGCGGCCCAGGGTTTCCATGGAAACACCGGCATGTGAAAAGTCTTTGGAGGAGAACAAGGACagcatggtggtggaggtgCTTCACATGTACAACGCTCAGCAGGAAAAGCTGCAGTCCACAATACGCAAGCAACAGCAGCTGGAAAAG GAGCTGCAGACTCTGCGCAAGGCCGATGCAGACGAGCTGGGGGAGGTGCAGATGGAGCTGCAGACAGAGCATGCTCAGAAGAAGGAGGTGGAGCAGGAGGAGCAGAAGAGGCTTCAGTGCAGTGTGGAGCAGCAGCAGAGCTGTAGGTGTAGAGAACAGCAGGAGAACCGTTACGCTGCACAG TTGTTGGAGCTGCGCCAGAGGTTGGACCGTGCTGAGGAGGACCGTGAGGAGCTGCAGGAGGAGCTGAGACGTGAGCGAGAGGCTCGGGAGAAGCTGGAGAGGATCATATCTGAGCTCAGACAGCAGATGAAGGAGTCGGTTCCTCCGTCAGCACTCGACAGCCCGCTCTCCAACTCATCCAGTGACATCCTGATGTCTCCTGCGCCGTAA